TCTTGGCATGAAGTGTTGTCGAGTGGAAGTTCGACCCCGTTGCCGTGGCTTCTAAGGGCAGAGTACTCCAAGAGGGCATTGCGAACGAGATTCAGGAGGCCCTTGGGTTGCTCGAACTTGGCGCATTTTTGCTCGGTGCGGAAACGATAGCTTTCCTCGGGAGAAAGACCCGTCGTAGTCGGTAGCGAAGTAATGACAAGCTGCAGAAGCTCCTGCAGATAGGTGGCGGACCCATGCTGAGTTGCAACCGTCTCCGGGGACACGTTCTGCATGCTCGCAGACAGCGGGCTAGCTGTGCTCATGATGATTGGCATTGCCAGGCAGCCCGAACTTACGAGAAGAGGGAACAGGTCCAAGAGGAGCGGCCGGTTTTGAAGGGACCGAATATGGCTCGTCCAGTCCGTCATGAGCTTGTCAAAGTGCTGAGCGTCAAATCCCCGTATCCTAGCAAGTAGCATGCCAAACACTCGTCGCGTCTCGTCCTTCTTCGCCCATCCTCGCTCAAGTCGAGGAATGATAGTCCTAAATAGTCGATTCATCGTGGGAGGGTCCAGTCGTGTGCCGCTAGCCAGGAGCTTCTCAATTTCCTCCGCCATTTCGCTCTCGGCATGTTGAGCAGGGGCAGACATGATATCCGACACAGGCGAGCAGGCGTCTATGGCGTTGTTGCGATCGCACTGGAGCAACTCTCGGTGAAGCTCGCTGGCCATTTCTTCGTGGCCTGTCATCCGTTGAGCAAGGCTGGAGAGGGCAGCGAGCAGTGGTCGGTGTACAGTCCCCTGCTCCTCGTTGATCGACTTTAGGCGCTcgattaagctattaaacAGGTCATCTGCGCTACCCAGAGCAAAGAATATCTGTAAGTTTGAGCTGATAGTGTCAGCGCAGGATGCCAGGACATCAGCATCTGCCGTCTTGGAACAAGCTCCGAGGATGTCTGACAACATGGTAAAGTCTTCGGCCGTCTCCATAATGCCACGGATAGAGGTGTACATCGCCAAAGACAAGGGAGGGTGTGTTTTGGCGGATAGCTGGTTGATTAGATAGTCGCGCAGGTGTGCGCCAATGCAGCTCCTGAGGGCATTACTGCTGCTTCCTATCCGCTGCAACAACTTCTTGAGAGAcattggcttcttctcagATAGAGGATCGCCAGGAGCCAGTGGGAGACCGAGGGTGTGTTTGACGTATTTGATGGCGTTCGCAATGTCCTGCTCCTCGTCGATAACTGAGTAGTTTCCAGCTCTTCTCAGCAGGTTTCCTCTCTCGcccctcttcttctgagACAAAGCATGGACTGGCAACTCGACGAGCAGTCGACTTGAACAAGGGCCCTCCACTGGATCAATGTCCGCCTCGTCGTGGTAGCCACCGCGGGCAATCGTCCATTGCATGTACTGAGAAACGGAAAAGTGGCCGGTTCGAACGAGCTCCGTCACAAGGTGATATACCAGTTGCTTCCGCGTCTTGTCGTGAATCGCAACTCCATCCAAAATCTCGAGAATTGGTGTTGTCGGGTTCACGCGGAACTGGCTCCATTGTCGGATAAGTCGCGCCGCAACAAAGACCTTGGCGAGACCTGGGCGGTGAAATGAGGTCGCCCACTCCACAACCGTCTTCATGATGAGCGGCTTGTTCTCGCTCGTTGCCCAGCACTTTGCCGTCAAGTTGTCAACCGGTCCCTTGAGCGCAGCGTCAAGCAGCTTGACCAATTGATTCCGGCCAGCCGGGGGTGAGGCGGTACTGGACACAAGGAGTCGTGAGTTGCGTGAATGAATCGTTTGTATAGCCGTTTGGGTTGCTTCGTGGTCTGGGCCGAGAGCAGCCTGGAGTGTGTCCCGGTACCTAGACCAAGCACTGGGGTAAATGAAGCTTTCTGGGTTATTTCTAACCAAGGAGCCGAGCAGAGACGATAGTCTGCTCGAGAGTTGTACAAGAAGGTCTTGATCAGGGTCATTGTATATCTGGCGCACATTAGATATGGCGACTGAATCAGTGAGGCCGATAAAACTTACCACATGGAGATGGCTGAGAAGTGCAAATACAAGTCGTCGGCCATACTTGCGAGATCTGAGAAGATCCTTCCAGTATATCTGGGCTATTAGAATCCACATAGGAATTTTAGACTGAGGGCTATTTTCGACGCCCGAAACAACCCAGTCTAGGTAATGATCTCTGTCTAGCAACTGTTCGGAATACAGGTTTGTTGCCAGACGGATGCTGTGAAATAGTCAGTAATTGGGCCTTGGGAACAGAAGCTGATAACTTACGCATATGTAACTCTGTTCTTCCAGTCGATCTCGCCGAACCCATTCACAACAGAATCGACAAACTGCTCAACAAGGCCGGTCCAGTCTCGAGCCCACTTCAGCTCACCCCCCATGACAAAAGCTCCATTCACCCCCTTTCTCTTGAAAGCTCTTATCTCGTTGGCACCGACGCACTTGGCTAACCAGACAGCCCTCTCGGCAGGGACGTTCTTGTTCAGGCACTGGTCAAGCAGGGTTCTGCCGCGGATTCCATGGGGAATCGTCCGGCTGAGACGTCGCAGGGAGATCGCAGGGTTCGCCAGGTCTTTGAGCCAGACCTCTCTCTTCGTATCGGTAAGGGTCACTCGCGGAGGCGGCTTGAACGTTGAGGGCGCGGTGATCTGACCGCGGTGCCTACGCTGAGTCAAGACGCCCATGAAAATAGTGGAAAGAGCATTGAAGCCTGACTTTTGCTTCAAGGCTGGGAAAATGGCCAGCTTCGCGGATGACGTCTCGGCAACGTTCAGGTTGACCTTGT
The window above is part of the Fusarium falciforme chromosome 3, complete sequence genome. Proteins encoded here:
- a CDS encoding Mediator of RNA polymerase II transcription subunit 12; translation: MTSRTPMGVQPRPPQRSVSSSSLPVQRPPNQRTLSGQQHQFLPASPVRKDSSFIDLTGDSTDATPNRYNTTPRRGGSRLRLELSHDASAGPIPATESPQSLTPSRLPTNTDPFSTAAVSPAASNSASSTMMPMPTRRPPPTQPRSAPRITTAAPAPAKKDTRPKPYTVEVPPLAPRYLTTNRSDVPGRTPVDPFSKGLNSGYADFFPWNGSHHEDEWSSDAITKGTWDKVNLNVAETSSAKLAIFPALKQKSGFNALSTIFMGVLTQRRHRGQITAPSTFKPPPRVTLTDTKREVWLKDLANPAISLRRLSRTIPHGIRGRTLLDQCLNKNVPAERAVWLAKCVGANEIRAFKRKGVNGAFVMGGELKWARDWTGLVEQFVDSVVNGFGEIDWKNRVTYAIRLATNLYSEQLLDRDHYLDWVVSGVENSPQSKIPMWILIAQIYWKDLLRSRKYGRRLVFALLSHLHVIYNDPDQDLLVQLSSRLSSLLGSLVRNNPESFIYPSAWSRYRDTLQAALGPDHEATQTAIQTIHSRNSRLLVSSTASPPAGRNQLVKLLDAALKGPVDNLTAKCWATSENKPLIMKTVVEWATSFHRPGLAKVFVAARLIRQWSQFRVNPTTPILEILDGVAIHDKTRKQLVYHLVTELVRTGHFSVSQYMQWTIARGGYHDEADIDPVEGPCSSRLLVELPVHALSQKKRGERGNLLRRAGNYSVIDEEQDIANAIKYVKHTLGLPLAPGDPLSEKKPMSLKKLLQRIGSSSNALRSCIGAHLRDYLINQLSAKTHPPLSLAMYTSIRGIMETAEDFTMLSDILGACSKTADADVLASCADTISSNLQIFFALGSADDLFNSLIERLKSINEEQGTVHRPLLAALSSLAQRMTGHEEMASELHRELLQCDRNNAIDACSPVSDIMSAPAQHAESEMAEEIEKLLASGTRLDPPTMNRLFRTIIPRLERGWAKKDETRRVFGMLLARIRGFDAQHFDKLMTDWTSHIRSLQNRPLLLDLFPLLVSSGCLAMPIIMSTASPLSASMQNVSPETVATQHGSATYLQELLQLVITSLPTTTGLSPEESYRFRTEQKCAKFEQPKGLLNLVRNALLEYSALRSHGNGVELPLDNTSCQESLLETLRTLVLVDSTAVSNALSIKSLPTEAVGIVRKVTTKLLIPGDPGETQISFDQILQIANELTLPFCQLKLNLDLAMPQPNSNEVSDQSSSRFELFAKSMERAIEAGNIMWTSLLPCLSDDITQHLKSQAQAGFLDLIPSLKFPSSTETGSRQPIHMAENLLGVVEAIISGQAPPKMAQLSLGMVDKLTDLWEIIAAGPQERSNIHADVLGHWLPAILRFITLHSLSSEPPSAPLPTATATRPPMPAVHDIRARIILVLCGLLLELEQLPAATIGSLPQQVFDIAILLVDALPEDLRVNCAKAILLTPGGLPHPGTSSDPRLYYLFSSPQPGASDNLMLSHREKAASPHSAVARGMGAQYGIGPAVQERLSPFVLRRWEVLSEPTPNVGENDTSLSLGLFEAIKIQ